The genome window CTGGACATGATCGACCGCCGCTGGCCCTACCAGACCGGCAAGAACATCCAGGCCGGCATCAACTCCGGCCGCATCCGCATGGGTGACCGCCACCTCTCCATGTTCGCCCAGGATCTGGGGTACGGCTTCTACACCAAGGAGAACGGCGGCCGGCTGGATCTGGCCATCATCGAGTGCTCCGCCATCACCGAGAACGGCGGCCTGGTGCTGACCGCCTCCTGCGGCGCCGTGCCCGAGATCGTCCAGATCGCCGACAAGATCATCATCGAGATCAACACCGCCATCCCCAACTATGAAGGTCTGCACGACATCATCGAACCCGTCAGCCCCCCCAACCGGCTCCCCTACCTCATCAGCCGGGTGGATGACCGGGCCGGCTCCCCCTACGTCCGCGTCGATACCGACAAGATCGTCGCCATCGTCGAGTCCACCCATCCGGACAACGGCCGCGCCTTTGCCGAGCAGGACGACACCTCCGAGGCCATTGCCAACAACATCCTGGACTTCTTCCAGGCCGAGGTGAAGGCGGGGCGCCTCCCCAAGAACCTGCTGCCGCTCCAGTCCGGCGTCGGCTCCATTGCCAACGCCGTCATCGGCGGTCTGGCCAAGGGCCCCTTCTCGGGCCTGCGGGTCTGGACCGAGGTACTGCAGGACACCATGCTTGACCTCTTCGACTCCGGCAAGCTCGATTTCGCCTCCACCGTCTCCCTCTCCTTCTCCGTGGACGGCTTCAAGCGCTTCTACGGCGACTGGGACAAGTACAGCGACAAGGTCATCATGCGCCCCCTTTCCATCGCCAACCACCCGGAGCCGATCCGGCGACTGGGATGCATTGCCATGAACACCCCCGTGGAGTTCGACATCTACGCCCACGCCAACTCCACCCTGGTCGGCGGCACGCGCATGATCAACGGCATCGGCGGCTCCGGCGACTTCCTGCGCAACGCCTACCTCTCCATCATGCACACCCCGTCGGCGCGCCCCACCAAGACCGACCCCACCGGCATCACCTGCGTCGTGCCCCACGTCCCGCACGTGGACCATACCGAGCACGA of Geobacter anodireducens contains these proteins:
- a CDS encoding acetyl-CoA hydrolase — encoded protein: MSELHRRIRKTNLHERIRTVEEVIPLFRDGMNLGWSGFTPAGYPKAVPIALADHVEKNGLQGKLRFNLFIGASVGVETEDRWASLDMIDRRWPYQTGKNIQAGINSGRIRMGDRHLSMFAQDLGYGFYTKENGGRLDLAIIECSAITENGGLVLTASCGAVPEIVQIADKIIIEINTAIPNYEGLHDIIEPVSPPNRLPYLISRVDDRAGSPYVRVDTDKIVAIVESTHPDNGRAFAEQDDTSEAIANNILDFFQAEVKAGRLPKNLLPLQSGVGSIANAVIGGLAKGPFSGLRVWTEVLQDTMLDLFDSGKLDFASTVSLSFSVDGFKRFYGDWDKYSDKVIMRPLSIANHPEPIRRLGCIAMNTPVEFDIYAHANSTLVGGTRMINGIGGSGDFLRNAYLSIMHTPSARPTKTDPTGITCVVPHVPHVDHTEHDLDVLVTEQGLADLRGLAPKDRAREIIAKCAHPDYKPLLTEYLEMATRDCMARKAGHEPQLLDRVFKMQVNLAKNGTMKIDSWDI